Proteins from a genomic interval of Streptococcus sp. D7B5:
- a CDS encoding DUF2207 domain-containing protein, with amino-acid sequence MKKRWLLALVFTYLLFIPSLVFAVDFDILSYQGDLNIHADNTAIFKETITYRFGDDYNGQLVGLGKAGKMPEGFDIDPDPTVQVSKNGRIVQNVSFYTMEEEDGYKVKIYNAGYAGDTVRVTVTWKLTNLLFLYKDIAELNWQPLTDSTGDIKEIEFKVSSDTPAEKLYFHAGQLLRDSSVEKVNNLYHVKMKDLPRKRQIELHAYWPRSAFAEAPDQGLEEERLTDFNRIESNIATEKAQSEMLMKWVFPVIFMSLLLLVPLFYRKFRQSTSIKKVFPKDHRLYEPPMDLPPMVLAEAVYSTSLEEVNPLNKSGFGKFTFERLIQATLLDLVDRGHLSIFQGDEEPYVRIISEKGLSNFEKECLRMTLSNKKELAISELFPDYQVSSSLYRGAKESDEKHIRETGSRLKRSFEGRLQRIQSCVKDKVHVLRIPSYYRSLTSEERRLALGMRVCSAITALGGLLFFYYSWQTHGFFSIPFLLLGLTGLGTSFWVYLATRGAYRDGVLTEEGAEIFYLWTSFENMLRDIAHLDQAELESIVLWNRLLVYATLFGYAKKVSKLMKVRHIQLENPDLNLYVAYGWHSQFYTSTAQIKQYTAVANTASNYSVSSGSGSSGGGFSGGGGGGSIGAF; translated from the coding sequence ATGAAAAAAAGATGGCTGTTGGCTTTGGTATTTACTTATTTATTATTTATCCCGAGCTTGGTTTTTGCAGTAGACTTTGATATCTTATCCTATCAGGGGGATTTGAATATTCATGCAGATAATACTGCAATTTTTAAGGAAACAATTACCTACCGCTTTGGAGACGATTATAATGGTCAGTTGGTTGGACTAGGGAAAGCTGGGAAAATGCCGGAAGGATTTGACATTGATCCCGACCCGACTGTTCAGGTCTCTAAAAATGGAAGAATTGTTCAAAATGTTTCCTTCTATACTATGGAGGAAGAGGACGGCTACAAGGTAAAAATTTACAATGCTGGATATGCTGGAGATACTGTTCGTGTAACGGTTACCTGGAAACTAACAAACCTTCTCTTCTTATATAAGGATATCGCAGAGCTAAATTGGCAACCCTTGACAGATAGTACTGGAGACATCAAAGAGATTGAGTTCAAGGTCAGCTCAGATACTCCAGCAGAGAAACTCTATTTTCATGCAGGCCAACTCCTAAGGGACTCTAGTGTTGAAAAAGTAAATAATCTCTATCATGTCAAAATGAAAGACCTTCCGAGAAAGCGACAAATCGAATTACATGCTTACTGGCCGAGAAGTGCTTTTGCAGAAGCTCCAGATCAAGGATTAGAGGAAGAACGTTTAACCGATTTTAACCGGATTGAAAGCAATATAGCGACAGAAAAAGCGCAAAGTGAGATGTTGATGAAATGGGTATTTCCCGTCATTTTTATGAGTCTCTTACTTCTAGTTCCTCTCTTCTATAGGAAGTTTCGTCAGAGTACAAGCATTAAAAAGGTCTTTCCAAAAGATCATCGACTCTACGAACCACCGATGGATTTGCCTCCAATGGTTTTAGCAGAAGCAGTGTATTCAACCTCCTTAGAGGAAGTCAATCCCCTAAACAAATCAGGGTTTGGTAAATTTACTTTTGAACGTTTGATTCAGGCAACCTTGTTGGATTTAGTAGATCGAGGCCATTTATCTATTTTCCAAGGGGATGAGGAACCTTATGTGCGCATTATCAGTGAAAAGGGTTTGTCCAATTTTGAGAAGGAATGCCTGCGCATGACTTTGTCAAATAAGAAAGAATTGGCTATTTCAGAGCTCTTCCCTGATTACCAAGTTTCATCTTCCCTTTACCGTGGTGCCAAAGAGTCAGATGAAAAACATATCCGAGAAACAGGCTCGCGTCTTAAACGCTCCTTTGAAGGAAGACTTCAACGCATTCAGTCTTGTGTCAAGGATAAGGTCCATGTACTTCGTATCCCAAGCTACTATCGTTCCTTGACAAGCGAGGAACGCCGCCTTGCTCTCGGGATGCGAGTTTGTTCAGCCATAACAGCTCTAGGTGGACTGCTATTCTTTTACTATAGCTGGCAAACACATGGTTTCTTTTCGATCCCATTTCTACTCTTAGGATTGACAGGATTAGGGACTAGTTTCTGGGTTTATCTTGCCACGCGAGGAGCCTATCGCGATGGAGTTCTAACAGAGGAAGGAGCGGAAATCTTCTATCTCTGGACGAGTTTTGAAAATATGCTTCGGGACATCGCTCATCTGGATCAGGCCGAGCTAGAGAGCATCGTCCTTTGGAACCGTCTACTGGTCTATGCGACTCTCTTTGGTTATGCCAAGAAGGTGAGCAAGTTAATGAAAGTCCGTCATATTCAGCTTGAAAATCCAGATTTGAATCTTTATGTAGCCTATGGTTGGCACTCACAGTTCTACACCTCAACTGCACAAATCAAGCAATATACTGCTGTCGCAAATACAGCTAGCAATTACTCTGTATCTTCTGGAAGTGGTTCTTCAGGTGGAGGATTCTCAGGAGGAGGTGGCGGTGGAAGCATCGGCGCCTTCTAA
- the ilvN gene encoding acetolactate synthase small subunit, protein MRRMLTARLQNRSGVLNRFTGVLSRRQVNIESISVGATENPNVSRITIIIDVASHDEVEQIIKQLNRQIDVIRIRDITDKPHLEREVILVKVSAPAEKRAEILAIIQPFRATVVDVAPSSITIQMTGNAEKSEALLRVIRPYGIKNIARTGATGFTRD, encoded by the coding sequence ATGCGTAGAATGTTAACAGCTAGATTGCAAAACCGTTCAGGAGTTTTGAATCGTTTTACAGGTGTCCTTTCTCGTCGTCAAGTCAATATTGAGAGTATCTCAGTTGGTGCGACAGAGAACCCCAATGTATCTCGCATCACCATCATTATTGATGTAGCATCTCATGATGAAGTAGAGCAAATCATTAAACAGCTCAATCGTCAGATTGATGTGATTCGCATTCGAGATATCACAGATAAACCACACTTGGAAAGAGAAGTTATCTTGGTAAAAGTATCTGCTCCTGCTGAGAAGCGTGCAGAAATCTTGGCCATTATCCAACCTTTCCGTGCAACGGTAGTAGATGTGGCTCCAAGCTCAATCACCATCCAGATGACGGGAAATGCTGAAAAGAGTGAAGCTTTATTACGAGTGATTCGACCATATGGTATTAAAAATATCGCTCGTACGGGTGCAACTGGATTTACCCGCGACTAA
- the ilvA gene encoding threonine ammonia-lyase IlvA codes for MLSAKDVVKAHKVLSGVVVDTPLEYDHYLSEKYQAKIYLKKENAQRVRSFKIRGAYYAISQLSKEERERGVVCASAGNHAQGVAYTCNEMKIPATIFMPITTPQQKIGQVRFFGGEFVTIKLVGDTFDASAKAAQEFTLTENRTFIDPFDDAHVQAGQGTVAYEILEEARKESIDFDTVLVPVGGGGLIAGVSTYIKETNPTIEVIGVEANGARSMKAAFEAGGPVKLKEIDKFADGIAVQKVGQLTYEATRKNVETLIGVDEGLISETLIDLYSKQGIVAEPAGAASVAALEVLSDYIKGKTICCIISGGNNDINRMPEMEERALIYDGIKHYFVVNFPQRPGALREFVNDILGPNDDITRFEYIKRASKGTGPVLIGVALANKHDYAGLIHRMEKFDPSYINLNGNETLYNMLV; via the coding sequence ATGCTAAGTGCAAAAGATGTGGTAAAAGCCCACAAAGTTTTGAGTGGTGTAGTAGTTGATACACCACTAGAATATGATCATTATTTATCAGAAAAATACCAAGCAAAGATTTATCTCAAAAAGGAGAATGCGCAACGAGTTCGCTCTTTTAAAATTCGTGGAGCCTATTATGCCATTTCTCAACTGTCAAAAGAAGAACGCGAGCGTGGTGTAGTCTGTGCCTCTGCGGGAAATCATGCCCAAGGTGTCGCCTATACTTGTAATGAGATGAAGATTCCTGCAACGATCTTTATGCCCATCACAACACCGCAACAAAAGATTGGGCAGGTTCGCTTTTTCGGTGGAGAGTTTGTGACGATCAAGTTGGTTGGGGATACCTTTGATGCTTCTGCTAAGGCAGCACAAGAATTTACATTGACAGAAAACCGCACCTTTATCGATCCTTTTGATGATGCGCATGTTCAAGCTGGTCAAGGGACTGTAGCCTATGAAATTCTTGAAGAAGCCCGTAAAGAGTCTATTGATTTTGATACAGTACTTGTACCAGTAGGTGGTGGCGGATTGATTGCCGGTGTTTCTACTTATATTAAGGAAACCAACCCGACTATTGAAGTGATCGGGGTAGAAGCTAATGGTGCTCGCTCTATGAAAGCTGCCTTTGAAGCTGGGGGACCAGTTAAGCTTAAAGAAATTGATAAGTTTGCTGATGGGATAGCCGTACAAAAGGTTGGACAATTAACCTATGAAGCGACCCGTAAGAATGTTGAAACGCTGATTGGGGTGGACGAGGGATTGATTTCCGAAACCTTGATTGATCTTTATTCCAAACAAGGTATTGTAGCAGAACCAGCCGGAGCTGCCAGCGTTGCAGCCTTGGAAGTTTTATCAGACTATATCAAAGGCAAGACGATTTGTTGTATTATTTCTGGAGGAAATAACGATATCAACCGCATGCCAGAGATGGAAGAACGTGCCTTGATTTACGATGGAATCAAGCATTACTTTGTAGTGAATTTCCCACAACGTCCAGGAGCTCTACGAGAGTTTGTAAATGACATTTTGGGGCCAAATGATGACATCACTCGTTTTGAATATATCAAACGAGCAAGCAAGGGGACAGGGCCTGTATTGATTGGGGTAGCTCTTGCCAATAAGCATGACTATGCTGGATTGATCCATCGAATGGAAAAGTTTGACCCATCTTATATTAATTTGAATGGGAACGAAACGTTGTATAATATGCTAGTTTAA
- the dinB gene encoding DNA polymerase IV: MLIFPLINDLSRKIIHIDMDAFFAAVEIRDNPKLKGKPVIIGSDPRQTGGRGVVSTCSYEARVFGVHSAMSSKEAYERCPQAVFISGNYEKYKTVGLEIRAIFKRYTDLIEPMSIDEAYLDVTENKLGIKSAVKIARLIQEDIWQELHLTASAGVSYNKFLAKMASDYQKPHGLTVILPDKAQDFLKQMDIAKFHGVGKKTVEKLHEMGIYTGADLLDVSEVTLIDRFGRLGYDLYRKARGIHNSPVKSNRIRKSIGKEKTYSKILQDEEDIKKELTLLSEKVAHNLSKQDKAGKIIILKIRYADFSTLTRRKSLPQATQDASQISQTALQLYEELAEKEKGIRLLGITVTGF, translated from the coding sequence ATGCTCATATTTCCATTGATAAATGATCTGTCCAGAAAAATCATCCATATCGACATGGATGCCTTTTTTGCTGCGGTGGAAATCAGAGATAATCCCAAGTTAAAGGGCAAACCTGTTATCATCGGAAGTGATCCCAGACAAACAGGTGGTCGAGGTGTCGTTTCTACCTGTAGCTACGAGGCACGAGTTTTTGGTGTTCATTCAGCCATGAGTTCTAAAGAAGCTTATGAGCGCTGTCCCCAAGCTGTCTTTATCTCTGGAAATTATGAAAAGTATAAGACTGTGGGACTTGAGATTCGAGCTATTTTTAAACGCTACACTGATTTGATTGAACCTATGAGTATCGACGAGGCATACTTAGATGTGACGGAAAATAAACTCGGTATCAAGTCAGCCGTCAAAATAGCCCGCCTCATCCAAGAGGATATCTGGCAGGAACTACACCTGACCGCTTCTGCAGGCGTTTCCTACAATAAATTTCTAGCTAAAATGGCCAGTGATTATCAGAAGCCACATGGTTTGACAGTGATTCTACCTGACAAAGCCCAAGACTTTCTCAAACAAATGGACATTGCTAAATTTCATGGTGTAGGAAAGAAGACAGTAGAAAAGCTTCATGAAATGGGCATTTATACTGGTGCAGACTTATTGGATGTCTCAGAAGTTACTTTAATCGATCGCTTTGGCAGACTTGGTTATGATCTTTATCGAAAGGCTCGTGGTATTCACAATTCTCCAGTCAAGTCCAATCGCATCCGCAAATCAATCGGGAAGGAGAAAACCTATAGTAAGATTCTCCAGGATGAAGAAGATATCAAAAAAGAGCTGACTCTTCTCTCCGAAAAGGTAGCTCACAATCTCAGCAAGCAGGACAAAGCTGGAAAAATCATTATCCTAAAAATACGATATGCTGACTTCTCCACTCTGACTAGACGAAAAAGCCTCCCACAAGCTACACAGGACGCTAGTCAGATTTCTCAAACCGCCCTTCAACTCTACGAAGAGCTAGCTGAAAAAGAAAAAGGTATCCGTTTACTAGGAATTACGGTGACAGGATTTTAA
- a CDS encoding undecaprenyl-diphosphate phosphatase has protein sequence MYFIEILKSIFFGIVEGITEWLPISSTGHLILVEEFVQYKDQNEAFMSMFNVVIQLGAILAVMVIYFNKLNPFKPGKTKVEVRRTWQLWSKVFVATLPLLLVFKLDDWFDANFHNMVSVAIMLIIYGVAFIYLEKRNKAQAIEPTVTELDKLPYKTALYIGLFQVLALFPGTSRSGATIVGGLLNGTSRSVVTEFTFYLGIPVMFGASALKIFKFIKAGQLLSFGQLFLLLVAMGVAFAVSMVAIRFLTSYVKKHDFTLFGKYRIVLGSVLLLYSFVRLFV, from the coding sequence ATGTATTTTATTGAAATTTTGAAGTCAATCTTTTTTGGGATTGTTGAAGGAATTACAGAATGGTTGCCGATTTCAAGTACTGGCCACTTGATCTTGGTTGAAGAATTTGTCCAATACAAGGACCAGAATGAAGCCTTCATGTCCATGTTTAATGTTGTCATCCAGCTTGGTGCCATTTTAGCAGTTATGGTCATTTACTTTAACAAGCTTAATCCTTTCAAACCTGGTAAAACTAAGGTAGAAGTTCGTAGAACTTGGCAGTTGTGGTCAAAAGTCTTTGTTGCGACCTTGCCTTTGCTATTGGTTTTTAAACTAGATGATTGGTTTGATGCCAACTTCCATAACATGGTTTCAGTTGCAATCATGTTGATTATCTATGGTGTTGCCTTTATCTACCTTGAAAAACGAAATAAGGCGCAAGCCATTGAACCAACAGTGACAGAGCTAGACAAGTTGCCCTATAAAACAGCCCTTTACATTGGGCTCTTCCAAGTCCTCGCCCTCTTTCCAGGAACGAGCCGTTCAGGTGCGACGATCGTTGGTGGTTTGTTAAATGGAACAAGCCGCTCAGTCGTAACAGAGTTCACCTTCTATCTCGGAATTCCTGTTATGTTCGGAGCCAGCGCTTTAAAGATTTTCAAATTTATTAAAGCAGGTCAACTCTTGAGTTTTGGACAACTGTTCTTGCTCTTGGTTGCCATGGGTGTTGCCTTTGCGGTCAGCATGGTTGCTATTCGTTTCTTGACCAGTTATGTGAAAAAACACGACTTTACACTCTTTGGTAAATACCGTATCGTACTCGGTAGTGTCTTGTTGCTCTATAGTTTTGTGCGTTTGTTTGTATAA
- a CDS encoding ABC transporter substrate-binding protein/permease, which produces MKKLCLSILASLALTLGLVSQVQADEYLRIGMEAAYAPFNWTQDDDSNGAVKIDGTNQYANGYDVQIAKKIAKDLGKEPLVVKTKWEGLVPALTSGKIDMIIAGMSPTAERKQEIAFSSSYYTSEPVLLVKKDSAYANAKSLEDFSGAKITSQQGVYLYDLISQIPGAKKETAMGDFAQMRQALEAGVIDAYVSERPEAMTAESANAKFKMIQPQPGFKTGEEDTAIAIGLRKDDSRISQINASIENISKDEQVALMDRMIKEQPVESTTTEEESSFFSQVAKILSENWQQLLRGAGITLLISIIGTITGLLIGLAIGVFRTAPLSENKAMYALQKLVGWILNVYIEIFRGTPMIVQSMVIYYGTAQAFGINLDRTLAAIFIVSINTGAYMTEIVRGGILAVDKGQFEAATALGMTHNQTMRKIVLPQVVRNILPATGNEFVINIKDTSVLNVISVVELYFSGNTVATQTYQYFQTFTIIAVIYFVLTFTVTRILRFIERRMDMDTYTTGANQMQTEDLKK; this is translated from the coding sequence ATGAAAAAATTATGCTTATCTATCCTTGCTAGCCTAGCCCTTACCTTAGGACTAGTTAGCCAAGTCCAAGCCGACGAATATTTACGCATCGGGATGGAGGCTGCTTACGCTCCCTTCAACTGGACTCAAGACGACGATAGTAACGGCGCCGTCAAAATCGACGGTACCAACCAATATGCCAACGGCTACGATGTTCAAATCGCAAAAAAGATTGCCAAAGACTTAGGCAAGGAACCTTTGGTCGTGAAAACCAAATGGGAAGGACTTGTTCCAGCACTTACTTCTGGCAAAATCGATATGATCATTGCCGGTATGAGCCCAACCGCTGAACGCAAACAAGAAATTGCTTTTTCAAGCAGTTACTATACTAGCGAACCGGTTCTATTGGTAAAAAAGGACTCTGCCTATGCGAATGCCAAATCTTTGGAAGACTTTAGTGGAGCAAAAATCACGTCTCAACAAGGTGTTTATCTTTATGACCTGATTTCCCAAATTCCAGGTGCCAAAAAAGAAACAGCTATGGGTGACTTCGCCCAAATGCGTCAAGCTCTGGAAGCTGGTGTTATTGATGCCTATGTTTCTGAACGACCTGAAGCAATGACCGCTGAGTCTGCTAACGCTAAGTTCAAAATGATCCAACCTCAACCAGGTTTCAAAACTGGCGAAGAAGATACAGCTATTGCCATTGGACTTCGTAAAGATGACAGCCGCATCAGCCAAATCAATGCCAGTATCGAAAACATCTCTAAGGATGAACAAGTAGCCCTCATGGATCGTATGATCAAAGAGCAACCTGTGGAGTCTACAACAACAGAGGAAGAAAGTAGTTTCTTTAGCCAAGTCGCTAAGATTCTTTCTGAGAACTGGCAACAACTCTTGCGTGGTGCTGGTATCACACTCTTAATCTCCATTATCGGAACCATCACAGGTCTCCTTATCGGACTTGCGATCGGGGTCTTCCGTACCGCTCCACTATCTGAGAACAAGGCAATGTACGCCCTACAGAAACTAGTCGGTTGGATTCTCAATGTCTATATCGAGATCTTCCGTGGTACACCGATGATTGTTCAATCTATGGTTATCTACTATGGAACTGCCCAAGCTTTCGGTATCAATCTTGACCGCACACTAGCCGCTATCTTCATCGTCTCAATCAACACGGGTGCCTACATGACAGAGATCGTTCGTGGTGGTATTCTAGCAGTTGACAAAGGACAGTTTGAAGCTGCAACTGCTCTTGGTATGACCCACAATCAAACCATGCGTAAGATTGTCCTGCCTCAGGTTGTCCGTAATATTCTACCTGCTACTGGTAATGAGTTTGTCATCAATATCAAAGATACCTCTGTATTGAACGTTATTTCAGTTGTTGAGCTTTATTTCTCAGGAAATACTGTAGCAACACAAACCTATCAATACTTCCAGACCTTTACCATCATCGCCGTGATTTACTTTGTCCTCACCTTTACTGTGACCCGTATCCTACGCTTCATCGAGCGTCGTATGGACATGGATACTTACACTACAGGTGCTAACCAAATGCAAACGGAGGATTTGAAAAAATGA
- a CDS encoding SPFH domain-containing protein has translation MVLQILLVLLFLVVIASVIMVSSVYVVRQQSVAIIERFGKYQKLSNSGIHLRAPFGIDRIAARVQLRLLQSEIVVETKTQDNVFVTMNVATQYRVNENNVTDAYYKLMRPEAQIKSYIEDALRSSVPKLTLDELFEKKDEIALEVQKQVAEEMSTYGYIIVKTLITKVEPDAEVKQSMNEINAAQRKRVAAQELAEADKIKIVTAAEAEAEKDRLHGVGIAEQRKAIVDGLADSIQELKGANVELTEEQIMSILLTNQYLDTLNNFADKEGNNTIFLPANPNGVEDIRTHILSALKAK, from the coding sequence ATGGTTTTACAAATTTTACTTGTTTTATTGTTTTTAGTGGTGATTGCATCAGTGATTATGGTTAGTTCTGTGTATGTGGTTCGACAACAATCTGTCGCTATCATAGAACGCTTTGGTAAATACCAAAAGTTGAGCAATAGTGGTATTCATTTACGAGCTCCTTTTGGGATTGATAGGATTGCAGCAAGAGTTCAACTACGCTTGTTGCAAAGTGAGATTGTTGTAGAGACAAAGACGCAAGATAATGTATTTGTAACGATGAATGTGGCAACTCAGTATCGAGTAAATGAAAACAATGTCACAGATGCTTATTATAAATTGATGCGTCCAGAAGCCCAAATTAAATCCTATATTGAAGATGCTTTGCGTTCATCTGTACCAAAGCTAACCCTAGATGAGTTGTTTGAGAAGAAGGATGAAATCGCCTTAGAAGTTCAAAAACAAGTGGCTGAAGAAATGTCTACATATGGGTATATCATTGTCAAAACGCTGATTACTAAGGTTGAACCTGATGCTGAAGTAAAACAATCAATGAATGAAATTAACGCGGCTCAACGTAAGAGAGTTGCGGCGCAAGAGCTTGCTGAAGCGGATAAGATTAAAATCGTGACCGCAGCAGAAGCTGAAGCAGAAAAAGATCGCCTACATGGTGTAGGGATTGCAGAGCAGCGTAAAGCAATTGTTGACGGACTAGCTGATTCTATCCAAGAGTTAAAAGGAGCCAATGTTGAGCTAACTGAAGAACAAATCATGTCTATCCTATTAACGAACCAGTATTTAGATACGTTGAATAATTTTGCAGATAAAGAGGGTAATAATACAATCTTCCTACCAGCAAATCCTAATGGAGTCGAGGATATAAGAACTCATATATTATCGGCTTTAAAAGCCAAATAA
- a CDS encoding amino acid ABC transporter ATP-binding protein: protein MTQPILEIKHLKKSYGQNEVLKDISLAVHKGEVISIIGSSGSGKSTFLRSINLLETPTEGEILYRGENVLEKGYNLTHYREKLGMVFQSFNLFENLNVLENTIVAQTTVLKRDHSEAEKIAKENLEKVGMGERYWQAKPKQLSGGQKQRVAIARALSMNPDAILFDEPTSALDPEMVGEVLKIMQDLAQEGLTMIVVTHEMEFARDVSHRVIFMDKGVIAEEGKPEDLFTNPKEERTKEFLQRYLS, encoded by the coding sequence ATGACACAACCAATCCTTGAAATCAAACACCTCAAAAAATCATATGGGCAAAACGAAGTGCTAAAAGACATTTCTCTCGCCGTCCATAAAGGAGAGGTTATTTCCATCATCGGGAGCTCAGGAAGCGGAAAATCAACCTTCCTTCGTTCGATTAATTTACTAGAGACACCTACAGAGGGAGAGATTCTCTATCGAGGAGAAAATGTCTTAGAAAAAGGCTATAACCTCACCCATTATCGTGAAAAACTCGGTATGGTTTTCCAATCTTTCAATCTCTTTGAAAATCTGAATGTCCTTGAAAATACGATCGTTGCTCAGACGACTGTCCTTAAACGTGATCACTCTGAAGCTGAAAAAATTGCCAAAGAGAATCTCGAAAAAGTTGGCATGGGAGAACGCTACTGGCAAGCCAAACCGAAGCAACTCTCAGGAGGTCAAAAACAACGCGTGGCTATCGCCCGCGCACTCTCCATGAATCCTGATGCCATTCTCTTCGACGAACCAACATCTGCCCTTGACCCTGAAATGGTCGGAGAAGTCCTCAAAATTATGCAGGATTTGGCTCAAGAAGGCTTGACCATGATCGTCGTAACCCACGAAATGGAATTCGCTCGCGATGTCTCTCACCGTGTCATCTTTATGGATAAGGGCGTCATTGCTGAAGAAGGTAAACCAGAAGACCTCTTCACGAACCCTAAAGAAGAACGGACAAAAGAATTTCTTCAACGTTATCTCAGCTAA
- the ilvC gene encoding ketol-acid reductoisomerase, with the protein MAVQMEYEKDVKVAALDGKKIAVIGYGSQGHAHAQNLRDSGRDVIIGVRPGKSFDKAKEDGFDTYTVAEATKLADVIMILAPDEIQQELYESEIAPNLEAGNAVGFAHGFNIHFEFIKVPADVDVFMCAPKGPGHLVRRTYEEGFGVPALYAVYQDATGNAKNIAMDWCKGVGAARVGLLETTYKEETEEDLFGEQAVLCGGLTALIEAGFEVLTEAGYAPELAYFEVLHEMKLIVDLIYEGGFKKMRQSISNTAEYGDYVSGPRVITEQVKENMKAVLADIQNGKFANDFVNDYKAGRPKLTAYREQAANLEIEKVGAELRKAMPFVGKNDDDAFKIYN; encoded by the coding sequence ATGGCAGTTCAAATGGAATACGAAAAAGATGTTAAAGTAGCAGCGCTTGACGGTAAAAAAATCGCCGTAATCGGTTATGGTTCACAAGGACATGCGCATGCGCAAAACTTGCGTGATTCAGGTCGTGATGTCATCATCGGTGTGCGTCCAGGTAAATCTTTTGACAAAGCAAAAGAAGATGGATTTGACACTTACACAGTAGCAGAAGCAACTAAATTGGCTGACGTTATCATGATCTTGGCACCAGACGAAATCCAACAAGAATTGTACGAATCAGAAATCGCTCCAAACTTGGAAGCTGGAAATGCAGTTGGATTTGCTCATGGTTTCAATATCCACTTTGAATTTATCAAAGTTCCTGCAGATGTAGATGTCTTCATGTGTGCTCCTAAAGGACCAGGACACTTGGTACGTCGTACTTACGAAGAAGGATTTGGTGTGCCAGCTCTTTACGCAGTTTACCAAGATGCTACAGGAAATGCTAAAAACATTGCTATGGACTGGTGTAAAGGTGTTGGGGCTGCTCGTGTTGGGTTGCTTGAAACAACTTACAAAGAAGAAACTGAAGAAGATTTGTTTGGTGAACAAGCTGTACTTTGTGGTGGTTTGACTGCCCTTATCGAAGCAGGTTTTGAAGTTTTGACAGAAGCAGGCTATGCCCCAGAATTGGCTTACTTTGAAGTTCTTCATGAAATGAAATTGATCGTTGACTTGATTTATGAAGGTGGATTCAAGAAAATGCGTCAATCTATTTCAAACACTGCTGAATACGGTGACTATGTATCAGGTCCACGTGTGATTACTGAGCAAGTTAAAGAAAACATGAAAGCTGTTTTGGCAGATATCCAAAATGGTAAATTTGCAAATGACTTTGTAAATGACTACAAGGCTGGTCGTCCAAAATTAACTGCTTACCGTGAACAAGCAGCTAACCTTGAAATTGAAAAAGTTGGTGCAGAATTGCGTAAAGCAATGCCTTTCGTTGGTAAAAACGACGACGACGCATTCAAAATCTACAATTAA